The genomic interval CTGTCAGCATGCCAAGAGAAGTAAACATATTGAGTAATGGAGCATATGCACTGAGAAGTTCCTCCAATTAGTCCATAAATGTCAGGGAGACTACCAAAAGGCGTTCTTTCGTGGGGATGTGGGTAAAAATACCACCACAGCTTTCCAAACTTCTTCAATACCACTTTTTCCTTGATGCCTTTGTGAATGAGCTCCCAAATGCAAACAAACATAGCTGCAACAGAAAACAGCATACCAAAGAGTGCATAGTGTGGCTTATCTGGGGAGGCAGCCTGGTCAAAGACAGCTGAAAAAATCTCCAGGCCAAGGTTAGCGAGTAGAAAGTACCATTCTACTGGAGTAACCTGCAATATGATAATGAAAGGGATTAGCGTATAACGTTATAAAACTGTAATCCAATATGATTCAGAGTTCTAAGTTTTAAATTTTCACCCACATCCGTAATTTTCTTTGGCTCATCATGGTCACGGGTCTGCTGAGTCGAACTAATGCCACTTAATGAGACCTGCATAGATTGCATTCAGTTGAGCAGTATATGAGGTTGCTCAAAATTTGCTTCAACACTTTTCAAACATAGGATGCAATGGTGCATTTTGATGAAAATTCTATATACCACTTGAGATAAGGTGTTTATTTGAaatgaacagtgttttcatCAGGATCCACAAGCAGTTATCTTTTCAGTTTGTCAAATACCAATTCTTACCAAGTGTGTGGACTCTAAGAATGTGTGTGTAGAATGTAGTTTTTCTTCTGGACTATGCCTAAAATGTAGTTTATTCCACAGCGCTTCTGTAATTTCTTCGATAACCTCTACTTCATTCCTAACAAATCCATGAAAAAGGAACTGTTAATATTTTTTCACTCGATCTTTTATTCACTAGAAAGCCAGTAAACAAGTACCTATTCAAGCCGGTAAACAACGGTTATATATCAAAGGCATAAGCTTTTAGAGAATGTGACAACAAAATTATTGCAAAATTGCAAAAGCCGTACCTGTCATTGGAGGTCCATCCAGCAAAATTACAGACTTTGGCTAAGGCATCTCTCCAAGCTTCAACCTTAGCCAAGTCATCATGAAACCTTTTCAAGTGCTCGTCAAAGGCTTTCCCAAAACTATCCTTCTGCTTCTGAACATGGGAGAGATTCACATCATGAAAGATTGGCAGAATCCTGTTCCTATCTTTCATGCACTCCAGAATCTTCGAAAGTTCATTCAAGCGCTGAGGCGAAAAAGCATAGTTTTGCGACAGAACAACAATGGCAAACCTTGACTCTTCGATTGCACCAAAGAGCTCCAGAGGACTagttgtgtttcttccaaagaaagtaaagatacgtcgAGACTGTAACTTGTGGTATAAGTGGGATGAGAAGATGTTTTCATGGTCACAACTCAAGAAAACATCGAAAGTCCATATCTTAGTTGCAGGAATAGATACAGCTAATGGACTAGGTAAGGATCTTTGCTTGTTCAACACCATTGCAAACTAACTGGTGGTTGCACTTGCAGGAGAGCAATTTGGCCAAATGCTACTTAGCAGTCTTTCTGTAGTTTCAATTATTGGTCAATGGTTTTGGGATCCCACACGGTTTCTAACTTTGTCTGGTCAGCCCTGTCTTTCAGGTCCAAatcttcaatatatatatttatcatgAGGCGCCAGACTAATACCAGTAAATCAAATCAACAATCCAGCTAATTGGCACTATTAATGCAAGTGAAGTTTGTTTTTCCCAAGTCAAGAAATTTAGCAAGAAATTTACGTACTGATGTATCATGTTAGCTGAAACCAGTGGAAATGTTGTACGTATCCTCGAATGGATTGTCATTCTAACTTTACTGCATATGGTTTAAATTAATGTTCGAACATCACCACAATAGCAGATCAAGTCATCAAAGTAACTGAAATGAAACACTGTCACAAACACTGTCATACCAGATCTTTCCTTCTCTACACAATGTAAATAGAGATTATGTAGTGTTGATGTGGGAGACCACTTAATCTCGAAACCTCATTATTCAATAGCATAGTGAGATATGTCAAAGAAGAGAAGTCACCTGTAAGGTTCGTAGAACTTTTTCGAAAGTTTGTGACATTCAAGACAATGATGTCTAGTTTGTCTCCTAAATGCCCTACTGTGCAATATGTTCCTTTAAACTTATCTTGTCCTTAAGAGAAGACTATTAAAGTGGCGCCGTGTGACCATTTAGTTGAATGGCTCACCTACAGTGGGGTGGTGAGAGTGGGCAGGAAGAGAAGTTGACATCGAGGGTACGTTGAACTCTACGGGAGCAAGATTGGAAATTTAGTATATCAACTTTATCATCTAGCAGGGTCAAATACTTATTGTATGTTATGTGTCTATGCTAAGGTTGTACATCTTTGCACTCAATGTGTCTTATATAAGTAAATGCGGTTATGACCTGTTGGAATTTGGTTGAATAGTGAAGTTCGTTTTTAGATTTGCCTTATTTCTTAAGAGTCTTCTTCTGCGGAAcatcttgttttgagttgtggtTCTCCTTGAGAGGTGTTATTATGCTCATtgttaaatttcatttcagaCACGATGAAGTTGTATAACACCATGATTGAAGAAAAGTGAGTTGTGATCGCCTCGTGGAGGTATCATAAAGAGGAAAATTGTTGGGGAAGGTgaatcgaaattttaggaACAAGTTAAGAATTAGTAGCTGAGTAGTGCGCttaaatttcgggacgaaatttctTTAAGGGGGGTGGAATGTCATAACCCCATTTTTCCTCCCCCTTTCTCCACACCCGCGCCTTTAGAGGCGAAAATTTCCTTCCGACCCGACCCGTCTTTTCCGGCCGACTCCGGCGGTTTCAGGCGACCGGGCCAACGGAGATAGCTTCGTCTCCTCCTTGCGCGCCTCCCTGTGGTGGTGGATCGTGGAGTAGCACGCCGGTTTCCACGCATCGAAGCCCGGAAGTCGACCCGAATACCCGTCGGTGACCCGgttgtgttcttcaatttttcGGCGATCTCCGGCGAGTTTAGGCTTCACAACCGGTCTCAAAATACTTGCCTCAATATCTTCAATAACCCTTGTAAAGGTTTTGAGCTAAATCTAAAggtaagaactcgaatcaagaaatttcaattctaagGTTCTTAATTTGGGAGTTTTCGGAAATTCTGAAATTGGAGGTTTTAAGCTTTGATTTAAACTTtgttgtgaactagaaagttgttaggaatgtcatttagattgtggtggtgaaatttggtggtcattggtggcggtcggtgaacagtggcgTTGTATGAACAGTGATCATGAACAGTACTCTGTAAACaataaatgtgaacagtgttctatgaacagtaaatgtaaacATTGTTTGCTGAACAATAatgtgaacttgatcgtctacgctTCATGGATAAGTGAAAcgttattttaataaatgattttggaaaGGTTTCTGTGATTATGGACtgtggtgaatgtgagtaaatctcactatgacgagcctacccttggtggtgactcatatttacgttttcttaaaaagatcgaaccatgacatgtatataatatagtgggttgtgtatgtatataaaatgataaatacgatacatatatatgagttgctatattatatactgttacgttcttatttctaactgaattatattgtggcaactatatttattttatttgagcaagagtcgcttgttgtagtacaataacatgagtggattgttattgtacgtggttttaacattgagttttgttaaaacgttttctgtctttggacgtgtttttctgtcttcggacgtgtgttaTGTCTTGGGACgtgtttttttgtcttcggaccagtgtTTAGACATGTTGGCatatcggaacctagccttggccgggcgaaagttacgatgcaGTTAGAGCTTTAgtttgtctgccggtgtactggcatgagaggtaacagataggttaccggcttatgagtacccatatttttggatatcgGGTAGCAAGttgttgcccaatgtctggcggcgtattgcatgaggggtaacagatgtgtactttgcgctcatgagtacccgtattataaacgtatttgggtaaacagatgggttgcccgatttctcgtgagcacttatattttcagatattattggacaagcagatgggccgtccaatggctcatgagtacatttataattaaatgtttttagtatttttcttttgtatacaCGAGTTACAttattgttttactcatacgagctgcaaagtttactgggtttgtgtttacaatcccggtgcatctATTCGACgatgtaggggatagttctgcaggtgtggattagcagaattggggGCTGCTCTGAAGACTTGgaagtttctttatttattttgtggtgacaattgtgagaattttacatttccatttgaaataatgcttgaattttaaattggttttgtcaTAATCCAttcgactgagttgtactatgaactcaataatgatacgctgtgacgataagataatttcaatttatttgatattgtttttgaattttcaTAACTTCAatttcgagtttcatacttaAATTTCGGATTCGTGACAAACACAACAACGATAATGAGATCTAATAACTTTTAGACAGTTGAACATGACAGCTACACAGCGATGAATAATAGTAATATATCAATTCCGAAGCAAATAATACTATTCCATCTGCTCCTCCAAATCCCCAGTAGAACCATCTTGATCATTTGCCCGTGATTGGAAAAGAACAACTCCAATCGAAATGCTTCAAGGATTTAGGAAGATATTTGGAAATTAGAGGAAGGCTCAACCTCAAATTGTGAATTTTAAGATACCTCAGACGCCTCATCATGGCAAAGGCTTCAGGATTCAAGAGATCTCCAATCATCGTTGAATCATGATCATCAGGCAAGTCTAAGAGTATACCTTGAATTGCTTCTGTCCCCTGATAATTAAGAAGGATGAGTAGATTCCATAATCAAAGAAGTTCTAGCGCAGTAATATCCAAGTTGACataaaagagaattgaaataCTTGGTTCTCACCTCATTGTAAGCTAATACTTTCATGATGTCTTCCTGACGCCACAACCGACTGCGTCGACCAGGATCCACAATACACTCTTCATTAACAATTTCGAATGCTAAACGTTGGATCAGGTCATGCATCTCCACGCAATTGTTATTTCAAATGGTTAGGAAAGATTTTTCCACGAGAGCATTTACGGTCACAAGAGCTTCAACATAGTTCGAACCTAGAATTTTAATCACTTGCTCCTTTTGTTCACCCCTAAAGAAATAGGCGACATCCAAAAaaccttcttctctttttcgcTTAATCCATCATACCCCAATTTGAGCACTCCAAATACGGGGTGACCATAAAAAGGATTTTCCCATAAGCCCTTTGGCCATAGTTTAGACACGTGGGAGTGTACAATATCTGGACCTTTacctaacaaaaaaaatcatgttccaggagaattactattatacacTTGTGTGTTTTAGCCTTATTAAgtttcatgttagagatagatttgcatctctgtaatagattagtactctgaatcctacgaaATTATGGttataatgcatatatataagccacattatcaatcaataaagtaTTAGGtttatgttctattacgttgttattattctcgtttcgttcctccttCAACACGTTATCATGAACTTTGTTTTAAATGGTCTGAGCGACAAGGCCACCACAAGTAAAATTAATCCTAGCCCTTATTTTTTTTCCCCAACAGCCTCCCTTCCTTGACATCATTGGAAAAATATGTAAGCAGCCCAACAAATTGATTGTTGGCAAAAGTAGAAAAACTTGTCTTTTTCTCAAGGCACCCAAATATATGATCTGCGCACCCCACCGACACACTGTCGTTGCCCCCGCCGGTCATTGTCGTCCCGTCTAGCATCGATGCAACCCAAATTTGTTCGAGAAGCCTTATTTCGGCGCCCTCCTCCGGTCGACGTCGACCTATGTTCGGAGGTGCTCGACGTAACGACCCAGCAACGCTACTCGTCCTCGGTGCTGCCATAGCCTCGAGATGccgctctttttttttcttcaggcCGTCAACCATGACGTCGTCCCCGACTCGATTTTTCGAAGCCAACCTAGATCTTCAGATCACGAGCTCTAGATTGCAGCCTCGCTGTTCTCGACCCTCGTCGAGCTTCCCCGACACCAAGCCTGGATCATTGACAACTCATGGATTCTTTCACGAGCCCAAGTGGCAACCCATCTCCAACGCCTTGTGCTTCTAACGTTGATCATGCATTTTCTGAAGCCGCTGATATGTGACCCAAACCCGATTTGACGAGCTCGATCTGTAGTTGCAAACTCAACCCAATATctaagaaggaagaagatagaCTACATATACTGAGGGGTAAATTGGTAATCTACCTCTCTAGGTAAAAAGGTGTTTTACCGTGGTACAAGTTACTTCCTGTAAAACAGTTACTTTTTAGTAGTGATTTTTCAATTACTGTTACTATTTTGTGGGAGATTTGTCAATGGTCATACGTATTTAACCATACCATTTTTTTCATGTAACCGACCGCATGACGCATTGTGTTGGAATTACGCAAGCTTCGTAGTCACACAAGATCGAAaaagaattcatcaagcagctTTCCTGCATGaagatcgatttgcagagcaatttaattatatgtggTCCATTTGGCaaaccaacaagtatgtttttcttaaaattgctgcttttgaacatatatatatatatatatatatatataaattatcgggcgctattagatttcttcatgtctctttttgggtctttcttataacgccaaTGAGACTAAAGAGGGATATAATTCCTCTCTTgatcgacgtttttcgtgtgacggtcctgggggagtcacgttattatttaaagggaagaaatcaatttcgtgtggtcgcctgagtgcaccgctgttttgggtgcgatcatgagaatcgccgatatggatcgattattttgtgaccatatacatcacaacccttccaattctggttacatacttgaatagtttcgattatttgaATCATATACAAcactcgtttcttatggatgcgtcgacatcgcgactgttatttgaatgtttgagttttcttaaactcatatctataaacaataatcccaagatctacgtactcatttatttgagttgaaattcattactcacatatagcactatttgctgacaaaagatttcaaacataaaaaatattctatgggacacacacACTTAACGTGATTCAATAACCGTCTATGACATTGTATTAGCATAGTTGACCTTGATTGATgttccacatccaagaaacataTGCCATtattggcacctgtatctatttcttgagggaattttggagatgaaaacgtaattcttccattctcaagtaagcacattttttagcctcaggctaaggctccatctgatctgatatgcaagatttttatTGCTatggactttgattagtcaatctctTTTGACTGTGTTTTcttcttactatttttcaagtatgaggTTGGCATTGTCATGTTTCttactcgactttagcttaagtcgtctattgaaattggaagtttgtttgtgttgtattaaaaattggcatatttaataaaatttctcgtattccttgtttataagatgatctcgtgagaattttctttgtcttgacttagcatgaatggtcaacttttgcaactcacgtggtttttaaattggccgcttttaggttacatgggacctccatagtactacattgtgaatttggaccttaaaatttagaaaacggacctcggaacgtcaaaattgacatcgttttttccggttactgttccggtgTTTTCAGAACGTTTTCTGGTGTTttggccgccttccggccacttGCTGGCATTTTCGGCGCCACCACCTGGTTTCTGCCGGCGTCCCATGTCAAACCTCCAGCTCCGACTGGTTTTCCGGCAGTCGGCGCCGCCGGTTTCCAGCGATTTTTTcatcgtttctcgtcattttttcgGTATATTTCCTGCAATTTTTAttgccacgttttcctagtccaaatttcacctggttttgagttattttgacatggttttctgattaattttctggtttttCTCCACGtcatttcatagctcaaacgattttattattattggtgaccacctgcaccaattggatggtttttaccaccctaattgtttggtattcaactgcttcaataccatgtttttccaactcttaagttgaagaatgtagttctattgccatgtgatacacttgATGGGATTgctctttgtttcaatccctCCCTCTTATAATATTCTACAgtgtattgtctagagaagttcaccgtgtcgttgactctcttaattttattttgagaattTCCCGCCGttaaatcgagtgtcttgctaattgcgtaaccactcACACTGTTCTACGGTgcatgtagttgttttacggatctcgtgcggagattgtgttctatatcttcgtgccttgctaagttttaaaggccatacatgccaatgatacattttcatcttgatacttGTAtagagaatggagaggaatatctttgtgttacctctaaGACAGCAGCCCAGCGCCACATCTTAGGGAAGATAAAGAGTCTCGGGAAtagtttgtatcttacttccattcgaatctttgaatcatatgcgatTGAACGCAAATTTTGTGATTCGGATtgttatatgctttggcatgcccgtctcgggcacctAGACgcaatatgatgattagaattcttaagaattcacatggtcatccatttttcatgtcccagaagcgattggaggaccacctcacccgttCTCCACACTGTGAGACCGTGCCTATCCATGCCCTGCACGGTGTGGTCGAGCTTGCCCCTCTCGACAGCTCCATGGCATtcaggccgtcggtggcggcatcccctccttcacaggagcttgtgatgcatCCCGTGTTTTCTCAATGCCTCCACGGAAATCTTTGATGCTCATCGCTCATTTTACAAAGCTTGTTTTCTTGCTAACTTTCAAGGAAGTCCCtcatttgctaaggcttcaaccgagaacattctattcttacaaagtatttaatgtgacattagtggaccatatccaaccgaatgaggacatttttcagtatttttatggtataggttaagagcatcgacgcgttggtcacacgtcgctttgctatccacaaggaatgctacatttgctaagttttcagctatgatcatcatactaagggctcaccacccttcacatcctctcaaatctattcgattggataccgttgaagagttcacctccaaTACCTTTGAttatttcgttttgcatgtctactgggatcgtcgttgaataTATTATtcatcatgttcattcactgcacgatctagcagagctcggacttcgttatgggtactaacctgccaatttttgcatggggatatgtaatgatgttgcatgcagcgacacttattcgtttcagacacTTTTCACTAATGCCCATTTGGTTAAGTTGTTAATGTGCCTCTCTTATAGTAATCTTAATGGGTTTACATGAAAcaattaagtattttggttggttataatttatgaatcaccaacacttatccgctatttccaatctacaaccgtgaatctctatcctgcgatattagtagacggtcactttgatgagacatacttcccgtcgttagggggagatatggaatgctcacattccggttttaatgccaagaattgacgtggtgtggcactatgtctcattcagatctcgcactactcaaagtgagcaaatttGCAACGcgttatcgacctccagaaagtcaaagattcaatgctcaatgactttactgatattgtgaaagtgacgagatcgcacataaatgctgtgatgtgcagGTAAGGTTAGAACTCTCAGTATATGGGAGAacttcatatgacctggtcctagcactgttggcaccatccttgacagtgggaaggaagccagCAATGACACCATTGTACACTGTAATGTTGTCGGcacccgtggtattgcaccacaaaataagggcggcaaacgcaaagatggactagtaagggtcatagcttcggtcttggctcctacctagataagggggagaccattattctctggaatcaaaaaccaaaaagaagcaaggtgcgtaggcacaagtttttcgcccatcatcaagagatattctctaaacatgtgcatcaactaagtttatgtgggacgctacagactcattttgttgatgttagagaagaatataaatctctcaaattgatcgtataaaAGCGCGCACGTGTGtgtaatggattgatctcccaagattgatgatgtattcgcttatgttcttattccgttgtaaagtataaacgatgagcaacttaaCCAAAccaaagtggaaagaatcaatacaggctgaactagacttattatattagtcattgttcgtaagtgtaatgagaaagataaagtcatgcgatatttgcaggacttatggcgcaaagattgtctcattatcctagtattgactacgatgagttatattctctcattatgtacataattgttttccactacttgatcagtagtagtgtccatggaaactgatttgcagcatatgatagtggtcatagaatatctgtaaagggatcttgacacagAGAGcttatgagagtgcccgagagACTTTAAATACCtctagaccacggagagcttatgtaatcagattgcgacgtttgAGATAAGGTAGTACAATCTGTTGCAACAActtatacccatatgtgttcatatgaaagctaattcttgattctctattccatctaagtaaagatgatgaagacatTCAATGAGTTACGGATTCAtatatgttagtgttgttgggacactattgctttcattatgatgtgatcaactatgcgcctatgcatcgtcattggactaGCATTGCtcttttgacatgggtttagttctacacttaatgaaccaacacaaagcctatccacaccaatgcCACCAGCAGCtctagcaacatcaacgtacgccttggtgtagcagtcgacactggtagcgtagaggatgcgtacggttccgtctcggaccaaaatcagtcctatATTGGTCAATTCCcccattcctttgtgaaagacacattgaatgtgacaaatcagaatttgTCCAGTTTGGTAAGTCAACTTTAACAAGACCTACATGGCAGCTCGCTCaataaaatatggtgaaattagtaccgttggaaaggtctatgtgtctactttccagggacaccaaccatttgttcatagcgatcatattgagtgagttatggccgttttagcaaagtatgacAGTTCTATTTGGTTATTTGCAAGTCAATCAATTTCGACtgagcactgtgaactgctctgatcgaattaggttgtgagctttatgtcattgaaaagccacgggtgtcggctttccagaacattttacggttcgctgatacctattgtgacgaagaagttatggccttttaagtgagtgaatgtcattctacccgagaatctgattttcattgcaaactcttgttttgagttgttatgcaatcttgtttcctaagatctaagtttggctatgtatagcatgtatgatctaaggatatgtggcaagattaatgattaatcattagcctaAGACTACTTttaagaagcatgtaatgaacgttggaTACGTtattctttgtactccatgattatgacactaatcagggggagttgtttcgtagacttcaggtgGAGTTTACCTCACATAATGCTATCAAGTGTAGACGGTGTGTTGTGCTCATTTTCCCTTCAATCAAGCTTTTgcttttacccaagaggtttttattttgcttgacaaggtttttaccgaggcaacgatgtgtgcaccatgcaacataggcatgcgacacaatgGGGAGTGTTCCatgagaattattattctaccattgtgtgtgtcttagccttattaggtttcctgttagaaattgattcacatctctgtaataaatTAGAACTCTGAAACCTACGGTATTGtgattatgtaatgcctatatataggccctattatcaatcaataaagtgttacgttatgttccattacgttgttattattctcgtttcgttcctccttCAACAGATCCCAAAATTTTAAGAGCTAATGAATGTCCCTCGCAATATTTGACCACAAGGCCAGCCATGGGGGAGTGCAACTAGTGCAATTACACAAGGCCCCCAGTCCGGCAAAGGCcctaaaatgatattttagcAAAAAACATTATAATAAATACATTTTAAAATCAATTTGGATGCATTAAACACTTTTTTCCAATTGGCGAGAGAGCTTATTTATTCTTGGCTAAGTTAGCAGACGTTTTGGGTTCAAAACCCATCACAGGCTAACActcactttaaaaaaaatcagccGGGGGTGATGAC from Argentina anserina chromosome 2, drPotAnse1.1, whole genome shotgun sequence carries:
- the LOC126784698 gene encoding uncharacterized protein LOC126784698, whose translation is MVLNKQRSLPSPLAVSIPATKIWTFDVFLSCDHENIFSSHLYHKLQSRRIFTFFGRNTTSPLELFGAIEESRFAIVVLSQNYAFSPQRLNELSKILECMKDRNRILPIFHDVNLSHVQKQKDSFGKAFDEHLKRFHDDLAKVEAWRDALAKVCNFAGWTSNDRNEVEVIEEITEALWNKLHFRHSPEEKLHSTHTFLESTHLVSLSGISSTQQTRDHDEPKKITDVTPVEWYFLLANLGLEIFSAVFDQAASPDKPHYALFGMLFSVAAMFVCIWELIHKGIKEKVVLKKFGKLWWYFYPHPHERTPFGSLPDIYGLIGGTSQCICSITQYVYFSWHADSPIKLSLLPAIFLLCLAGSRLNRNRNHCQTLGPKSLIKD